One window from the genome of Esox lucius isolate fEsoLuc1 chromosome 23, fEsoLuc1.pri, whole genome shotgun sequence encodes:
- the zgc:162331 gene encoding uncharacterized protein zgc:162331 codes for MSTGGRPPGGGPVWTLLWPLACALALSAGSSVSPFSQESASVPPIAAETQTMAETQPEARTDVNSLAELPTQPELPTQPELPTQSELQTQSELQTQSELQTQSELQTGSKIQTQSQTESDSQVATSNYTGLACASVLPPRRGSFYVERGTGVSVGTVLAFWCRDGYQLVGSDKITCSVRAGKPQWNNYLPVCEAIPRPEDRGLRVAVLASVVSGIVILAMSFSFLICCLQERTGKTTDNKSRRRDKRSSRRTECWLEREEGEWEAFPPPKIFHLSQRPDLRLAAESPVYLGGMGGFDNRGYQRSQENLLKAPLSGSFRSETQMMYPHVVLQRVPTPTAPPAPTAPTAPVYLHHLPPGSASNAGGAPQHVPAYPPPQYPNHNASPQRVPWQMQPR; via the exons ATGTCTACAGGAGGGAGGCCCCCAGGTGGGGGACCCGTCTGGACCCTGCTCTGGCCCCTGGCGTGTGCCCTGGCCCTGTCTGCAGGCTCGTCGGTAAGCCCCTTCAGCCAGGAGTCCGCCTCTGTTCCTCCCATTGCTGCTGAGACACAGACTATGGCGGAGACACAGCCAGAGGCGCGGACGGATGTGAACTCACTTGCGGAGCTTCCGACTCAGCCGGAGCTTCCGACTCAGCCAGAGCTTCCAACCCAGTCGGAGCTTCAGACCCAGTCGGAGCTTCAGACCCAGTCGGAGCTTCAGACCCAGTCGGAGCTTCAGACCGGATCAAAGATACAGACTCAGTCACAAACAGAGTCTGATTCACAGGTAGCTACCAGCAACTACACAG GTCTAGCGTGTGCATCCGTCCTGCCACCGAGGCGCGGGTCCTTCTACGTGGAGCGTGGGACGGGGGTGTCGGTTGGCACCGTGCTGGCCTTCTGGTGCAGAGATGGATACCAGCTGGTGGGCAGTGATAAGATTACCTGCAGCGTCCGGGCAGGCAAGCCCCAGTGGAACAACTACCTGCCCGTTTGTGAGG CCATCCCCAGACCGGAGGACCGTGGTCTCCGCGTGGCCGTGTTGGCATCAGTGGTCAGTGGCATCGTCATCCTCGCCATGtccttctccttcctcatcTGCTGCCTGCAGGAACGTACCGGAAAGACCACGGACAACAAGAGCAG GCGTAGAGACAAGCGGTCTTCACGGCGTACTGAGTGCtggctggagagagaggaaggggaatGGGAGGCGTTCCCTCCCCCGAAGATCTTCCACCTGTCCCAACGCCCCGACCTACGGCTGGCTGCTGAGAGCCCCGTCTACCTGGGGGGCATGGGCGGCTTCGACAACCGTGGATACCAAAG GAGTCAGGAGAACCTGCTGAAGGCTCCTCTCTCTGGTTCCTTCCGCTCTGAGACTCAGATGATGTACCCCCATGTGGTGCTTCAGAGGGTCCCCACCCCGACAGCCCCGCCTGCCCCCACCGCCCCCACCGCCCCAGTGTACCTCCACCACCTGCCCCCTGGCTCGGCCTCCAACGCTGGAGGGGCTCCCCAGCATGTACCCGCGTACCCTCCCCCGCAGTATCCCAACCACAACGCTAGCCCTCAGCGGGTTCCCTGGCAGATGCAGCCCCGCTGA